The Fusarium falciforme chromosome 14, complete sequence sequence TGGAAGAAGCGCTTCGATGACTTTGTGGGAGACGACATCGTCGATACTGCCAATGATTGGTATGATTTCCTCCGCTGTTAGTGATATGCTTGACTGCACGGAACGGATGAGCCCATATGTCACCCATCCAGCACGCACAAAGGCGCAGGCTACGGCTTTTCCGATGTAGCCATTCGCACCAGTGACCAGAACCGTTTTGGCGCCCATAGTCGCAGACTGAGAGCAAAGATTGATTTTAAACGCAAGCGGATTATGAATGGAAATGCAACTTTTAAACTCTGGGCCATGGTTTATTAAAGGCTGTCGCGATGACAAATCCATCTCGAGGTGATGCCAACATTGACCTTGATTACTAATGCACCTGGGTGGTACGATAGATGTAGGGCTAAACGCCTGTGCATGGAAACGCATAAGCTTCAGTTGTACTACGGCTGTATTATTTCTGTAGAGTTCCTCTGAGGCCCCCGCCCCCTGGCCTTGTGCAGCTTTTTGACCAACTGCTTGGGAACGCGCTCCATTTTGAGCTTCCGGAAGGGGGTAGAAATCTTTTGAGCTGAATACTTGAGTAGGCTCAGTTAGACCTGCCTTTCTTCAACATGTGCCGACACTGAGGCTTCTTTCTGCATAGCCATAACACCAATCGGGTCATCTAGTGCGTGAGGGACGAGCTGATCACCGAAAAGTACATCCATCTGCTCCAAAGTGCGGCCTTTGGTTTCAGGGTAGAAGAGCCAAAAGCAGAGGAAGGCGATGAGGTtaaagacgaagaagacgtAAAAGTAGCGAAATCCGATATGGGAGAGTGCGCTTGGGGAAAATTGCGCAAAGACAAGGTTGACGAGCCAATTCGTAAACGTGGTGATGGCGTTACCTAGGGCGCGTACCTCAACGGGAAAGATCTCGGCCGGGTAGACCCAGGAGATGATACCCAGAGGAGTATAAAACAGGCTGAATACAAAGTTCATAGCGACCATGGAGCGTAGTTGGTTGGCATTGTCTGGGTTAATGTACTGTGCTTGAACGGCGTTGACGAGAAGAGCGGCACCGAGGAAGGCAGCCGAGACCATGAGTGGCTTGACGCGGCCGACCTTGTCAAGCATCCAGAGACCGATGGTGCAGTAGACAATGGAGAGAGCACCGCTAATACCGATGATCATCAACGAGGTCTGTGTGCCGATGCCCAAGAGCTCGTAGATACGAGGTCCATAGCTAGTCAAGGCTTAGCAACTATTTGAAACAACCAAAGACGACATGACCCACTAGTTGATAACGTTGATGCCAGAGAGGGGCCCAAAGGCCTGGATTCCACATCCGAGCAAGAGCCGCTTCCTCCACGAGGGCTTTGTGAGGATGGACATGGCAGACACCTTGCCAATCTCCCGGTCGGCGGCGATGACGTCTCGGATCTCTATAAACTCGAGGTCGATCTGGGAAGCATTCTCGCCTTTTCGTAGCTTATTGAGGACGGTTCGTGCTTCTTCATGCTTATCCTTCTCCATGAGCCATCGAGGCGACTCGTTCAGGAACCAGATGCCGGCCACGAGAATCAGGGCAGGAACGCACTGGAAGGCGAGGGGGAATCGCCCTGCAAATCGTTAGCGAGACGTGATGGAACCATTCACCGGGTTGCCGTGACGAACAAGAAAAGTCTGTCTTGGAAAATGAGCATCCATAACCTAGCCACTGTGCCACTAGGAAGCCCCAGCTGAGGAACCACTGGAGAAGACCAGACAGAGCACCTCTCCACTTAGGCATGGAGATCTCGGAGGCGTACATCGGGATCGTACTGGTTAGCATGCCCACGGCCACACCACCGATGAACCGGCCAGCAATGAGCATGGCCATCGACGTGGATCCGGCCTGCAGAGCCGAACCGAGGAGCGAGACCACAGACCCGGAGAAGATGGTCATCTTGCGACCAAGAATATCCGCGACAGCCTAGGGGAAAGCAAGTCACAAGTCAGTCTCGCTTGGTCACAGACTTGAATGGAATGGGATCCCCACCATGTTGATCATAGTTCCGAGGACGGCGCCGCCCTGAAAAGAACTGACAATACCTCCAGCAGTGTCATCGCTAGGAGAATCAAAGTATTGCTTGAAGTGTGGAAGAGCAATGGTGGAGCTGATGATGCCCGAGTCGTAGCCGAAGAGGAAACCTCCGACGGCCAGAAAGGCCGCCGAGGcaatggtgatggcatcGCCGCTGGGCATGGCTGCTGTCGTTGAAGAGTAAGATGGGGTTGAAGGGGGGATATGGAGCCAAAGTCTGGGGATGCTGGAGGTTTATATACCGCTACGCTACCCCGGATTCGCTTTGTCGGTGCAATGCGGAGGAGTTGGCGAGCCACACGCTGATCGGGTAACTCTCGATTAAGCGCCAGGGACTCTGCCCGGGGATTAGACAGGGGCTTTCGATTGTCTAGTGATCTCGGGGGCATCTAGACCGAGTGATGGCCACCTTCATTTGCAAGATTTGCCAACATGTCACCGTCTTTCGTAAATATGGTTCGCTCCCCATGTTTCCCCAGCGCAGAACTGGGAGGGTAGGGGTCCATGCAAACAAGCGGCGTGGAGCAGGCCCAGCTTGTTAGGTACACCCCCACCACCATCGCCTGGCTGATGGAGACACATGCCCGGCTTTGTCGAGTTTTCCGGCGCTCTCCATCGACGCCGTCACCGACATCTGGAGCCGGTGATCCGCATCGTGGGTCCTTCTGTTCGGAAGTCAGGTCAGAC is a genomic window containing:
- a CDS encoding MFS domain-containing protein is translated as MPSGDAITIASAAFLAVGGFLFGYDSGIISSTIALPHFKQYFDSPSDDTAGGIVSSFQGGAVLGTMINMAVADILGRKMTIFSGSVVSLLGSALQAGSTSMAMLIAGRFIGGVAVGMLTSTIPMYASEISMPKWRGALSGLLQWFLSWGFLVAQWLGYGCSFSKTDFSWRFPLAFQCVPALILVAGIWFLNESPRWLMEKDKHEEARTVLNKLRKGENASQIDLEFIEIRDVIAADREIGKVSAMSILTKPSWRKRLLLGCGIQAFGPLSGINVINYYGPRIYELLGIGTQTSLMIIGISGALSIVYCTIGLWMLDKVGRVKPLMVSAAFLGAALLVNAVQAQYINPDNANQLRSMVAMNFVFSLFYTPLGIISWVYPAEIFPVEVRALGNAITTFTNWLVNLVFAQFSPSALSHIGFRYFYVFFVFNLIAFLCFWLFYPETKGRTLEQMDVLFGDQLVPHALDDPIGVMAMQKEASVSAHVEERQV